Proteins from one Hallerella porci genomic window:
- a CDS encoding polysaccharide pyruvyl transferase family protein, which translates to MKVGILTFHFAHNYGAVLQCFALQKYLQNRGHEVFIIDYAKRCLVDYYAWWNYKRIIRKNFLKGVREIFLLPFRKKRFTSFESFQKKIFKLATPEKVDCFVIGSDQVWNTNITVGFDDMYWGNAPCQRGKNVFSYAASMGDALTKIDKNIVASHLKNFKKISVREYDLAQELLLCSGQSEIDLVPDPTLLLTEDEWSNLADAPLKKDSYILVYQVRASIKVKKIAEAVSRQLGKKIIYLSPDLAMKNSCVSLTSSPENFLGLIKNAAFVVTSSFHGTVFSILFKKQFLCVKLNDGCDARSLTLLESVDLKDHFVESFQIMPTCDWNVVNEKLNQLKEKSLSFFEKCDL; encoded by the coding sequence ATGAAGGTTGGTATTTTAACATTTCATTTTGCCCACAATTATGGAGCCGTTTTGCAGTGTTTTGCTTTGCAAAAATACTTGCAAAATAGAGGACATGAAGTATTTATAATAGATTACGCAAAGCGTTGTCTTGTAGATTATTACGCATGGTGGAATTACAAACGTATTATTCGTAAAAATTTCTTGAAAGGTGTTCGAGAAATTTTTCTTCTCCCCTTTAGAAAGAAAAGGTTTACGTCTTTCGAATCTTTCCAAAAAAAAATCTTCAAACTAGCAACCCCAGAAAAGGTTGATTGTTTCGTCATCGGTAGTGATCAAGTTTGGAACACCAATATAACAGTGGGCTTTGATGACATGTATTGGGGGAACGCCCCCTGCCAAAGAGGAAAAAATGTATTCAGTTACGCAGCTAGTATGGGGGATGCTTTAACAAAAATTGATAAAAACATCGTTGCTTCGCATTTGAAAAATTTTAAAAAAATAAGTGTAAGAGAATATGACTTGGCTCAAGAACTTCTTTTGTGTTCAGGACAATCTGAAATTGATTTAGTTCCTGACCCAACACTGCTTTTGACAGAAGACGAATGGAGCAATCTAGCGGATGCTCCGTTAAAAAAAGACTCTTACATATTGGTTTATCAAGTTAGAGCATCTATCAAGGTCAAGAAAATTGCAGAGGCTGTGTCAAGGCAACTGGGTAAGAAGATTATATATCTTTCACCCGATTTAGCAATGAAAAATTCCTGCGTAAGCTTAACCTCATCCCCTGAAAATTTTTTAGGGCTTATAAAAAACGCCGCTTTTGTAGTCACATCATCTTTTCACGGAACTGTCTTCAGCATTTTATTCAAGAAACAGTTCCTGTGTGTCAAACTAAATGATGGCTGTGATGCTCGTTCTCTAACACTTCTTGAATCAGTTGACTTAAAAGACCACTTTGTTGAATCGTTTCAAATAATGCCAACCTGCGATTGGAACGTTGTAAATGAAAAATTAAATCAGTTAAAAGAAAAATCTCTTTCCTTTTTTGAAAAGTGCGATTTGTAG
- a CDS encoding glycosyltransferase family 4 protein — protein MKNILIDMTFIKKDYIAGVFIYAYRLVNGILDKFNSRINLFLLVNESNQNLVKENCPNAVLVSLERKGKSFLSKIPHLNGIINEKQIKKIINKYKIDVFFSPYFSYESYVVTSIPHLAVLHDAQTFILKKKQPIKGTLFRLIMRFLSSKVTRFLTISDYSKQDIIKHTWINESSISVVHNSVEMANEELYSRFKKTGPYILNVNTILPYKNLRTLILAFNLIKDKIEHILVIKGKVTSHWSNDLLPIIQKNKLENRIVLIDENLTPGQLTSLYKNADLFVTPSLMEGFGYSPIEAAICMVPVISSQETALPEITMGMVHYYTPTCDENALAQKILDCLGKTREEHNLENISLKFKKEYSVETQCNRIISLIEDV, from the coding sequence ATGAAGAACATCTTAATTGACATGACCTTTATAAAGAAAGACTACATTGCTGGAGTCTTTATTTATGCATATCGTCTTGTAAATGGAATCCTTGATAAGTTTAACAGTCGAATAAACCTTTTTTTATTAGTAAATGAATCAAACCAAAACTTAGTGAAAGAAAATTGTCCAAACGCGGTTTTGGTTTCGTTAGAAAGAAAAGGAAAATCTTTTCTTTCTAAGATTCCTCACTTAAACGGAATCATAAATGAAAAACAGATAAAAAAAATCATAAATAAATATAAAATAGATGTATTTTTTAGCCCTTATTTTTCGTATGAATCCTATGTAGTTACCAGCATTCCTCATTTAGCGGTTTTACACGATGCACAAACTTTCATTTTAAAGAAAAAGCAGCCAATCAAAGGAACCCTCTTTCGCTTGATTATGCGATTTTTGTCATCAAAAGTAACTCGTTTTTTAACCATATCTGATTATTCAAAACAGGACATCATTAAGCATACCTGGATAAACGAAAGCTCTATTTCAGTTGTTCATAACAGTGTGGAAATGGCAAATGAAGAACTTTATAGCCGTTTTAAGAAAACTGGACCATACATATTAAACGTGAATACAATTTTGCCATACAAAAATTTGAGGACTCTTATTTTAGCATTCAACTTAATTAAAGATAAAATAGAACACATTCTCGTAATAAAAGGTAAAGTCACTTCGCATTGGTCCAACGATCTTTTACCTATAATTCAGAAAAATAAACTTGAAAACAGAATTGTGTTGATTGATGAAAATCTAACACCCGGGCAATTAACAAGCTTATATAAAAATGCAGATCTTTTTGTCACCCCGTCTTTAATGGAAGGCTTCGGATATTCTCCTATCGAAGCTGCAATATGCATGGTCCCTGTTATATCATCGCAAGAAACTGCACTTCCAGAGATAACAATGGGTATGGTGCATTACTATACGCCAACATGTGATGAGAATGCTCTTGCTCAAAAAATACTTGATTGTTTAGGCAAAACGAGGGAAGAACATAATTTGGAAAACATTTCCTTGAAATTCAAAAAAGAATATTCTGTGGAAACACAATGCAATAGAATTATTTCCTTGATTGAGGATGTATAA
- a CDS encoding Coenzyme F420 hydrogenase/dehydrogenase, beta subunit C-terminal domain, translating into MIKIQEKTQCCGCSACANICPKQAISMVPDSLGFLYPTVNEDLCIKCNLCDKVCSFNENYEKPIDFNNPRPFGVRHKNIEEVVSSRSGAVFIALSDWILDQGGTVYGAGYKDHFRVAHKRATTKEERDEFKGSKYVQSDMGSVLSQVKEDLKAGKKVLFSGTSCQVAGVKSFIKHSASQFLDNLFCIDIVCHGTPSPYVWKEYLSYLEKKEKDSITKVFFRDKEMFGWADHRESVVFSQKGRKSYLSYTYLFYKHIMFRQSCGVCHFANTKKPGDITIADFWGWEKTNADVNKDDKGISLILCNTQKGLDLFHSVESSVYFFPVELEKCLQPNLKHPSSVHRMRIQFEHDFNKYGIKYILKRYGDLGWRYKAKILLFNVKKLIARMKK; encoded by the coding sequence ATGATTAAAATTCAAGAAAAAACACAATGTTGTGGCTGTTCTGCATGCGCAAATATATGTCCAAAGCAGGCAATTTCAATGGTTCCAGATTCTCTAGGATTTCTTTATCCTACGGTAAATGAAGATTTATGCATAAAATGCAATTTATGTGACAAGGTATGTTCTTTTAATGAAAATTACGAAAAACCAATAGATTTTAATAACCCTCGTCCTTTTGGGGTTAGGCATAAAAATATAGAAGAAGTTGTATCAAGTCGTAGTGGAGCAGTATTTATTGCTTTGTCGGACTGGATTCTTGATCAAGGTGGAACAGTTTATGGAGCTGGCTATAAAGATCATTTCCGTGTTGCCCATAAGCGAGCAACAACGAAAGAGGAACGTGATGAATTTAAAGGCAGCAAATACGTTCAAAGCGATATGGGTTCTGTGTTATCTCAAGTCAAAGAAGACTTAAAAGCCGGGAAAAAAGTGCTTTTTTCAGGAACCTCATGTCAAGTAGCCGGTGTAAAATCTTTTATTAAACATTCTGCAAGCCAATTCCTTGACAATTTATTTTGTATAGACATTGTTTGTCATGGAACCCCTAGTCCTTACGTGTGGAAAGAATATCTTTCTTATCTTGAAAAGAAAGAGAAAGATTCGATAACGAAGGTCTTTTTTAGAGATAAAGAAATGTTTGGTTGGGCTGATCATCGAGAATCTGTTGTATTCTCACAGAAAGGACGGAAATCATATCTTTCATATACCTATTTGTTTTATAAGCATATAATGTTTCGACAATCTTGTGGAGTTTGCCATTTTGCAAACACCAAGAAACCCGGAGACATTACGATTGCTGACTTCTGGGGATGGGAAAAAACTAACGCAGACGTAAATAAAGATGACAAAGGTATATCCCTGATATTGTGCAATACGCAAAAAGGGCTGGACTTATTCCATTCTGTAGAATCATCCGTCTATTTTTTTCCGGTAGAACTTGAAAAATGCTTGCAACCAAATTTAAAACACCCTTCATCGGTTCATAGGATGCGAATTCAGTTTGAACATGATTTCAACAAATATGGTATTAAATATATTTTAAAGAGATACGGAGATCTAGGGTGGCGTTATAAAGCAAAAATTTTACTTTTCAATGTGAAAAAATTGATTGCTAGGATGAAAAAATGA